From the Heliangelus exortis chromosome 14, bHelExo1.hap1, whole genome shotgun sequence genome, one window contains:
- the UPF3B gene encoding regulator of nonsense transcripts 3B, translating to MKEDKENARPKERRGPPAGPGTVLGTGTATGATAGTDGRTGGAELDRLERPKDKKETLSKVVIRRLPPSLTKEQLEEHLQPLPEHDYFEFFANDSSLYPHMFSRAYINFKNQEDIVLFRDRFDGYVFVDHKGQEYAAIVEFAPFQKAAKKKSKKKDAKTGTIEDDPEYKKFLESYSADDEKLTSTPETLLEEIEARNKELIAKKTTPLLNFLKNKQRLREEKREERRRRELERKRQREEERRKWKEEERRKRKEAEKLKKVDRCPEKERDRSKEEPKIKLLKKPEKDEKDLERKEKSKKLEKETLREEKNASSASAKRSDGETKEEKAKKSEDECVKDYRDRDRDFERDREYERAQREKLRRQEEERRRQRERFEKEKVFRRKEEEVKKERDLLREKGKKSDLTDFTSSTDKSEKVTKDDKKEDTIKRDRIRNKDRPAMQLYQPGARSRSRLCQYEDSAAKPTEQGAEKKQESESSNMKEEE from the exons ATGAAGGAGGACAAGGAGAACGCCAGGCCCAAGGAGCGGCGGGGGCCGCCTGCTGGACCGGGAACAGTGCTGGGAACCGGGACCGCGACCGGGGCCACCGCCGGCACCGATGGCAGGACCGGCGGCGCCGAGCTCGACCGCCTGGAGCGGCCTAAGGACAAGAAGGAGACGCTCAGCAAG GTGGTGATCCGGAGGCTGCCGCCCAGCCTGAcgaaggagcagctggaggagcatctccagcccctgcccGAGCACGACTACTTCGAGTTCTTCGCCAACGACTCCAG CTTGTACCCTCACATGTTCTCCAGAGCCTACATCAACTTCAAAAACCAGGAAGACATCGTCCTCTTCAGGGACCGCTTTGACGGCTACGTTTTTGTGGATCACAAAG GTCAGGAATATGCTGCCATAGTTGAGTTTGCACCTTTccaaaaagctgcaaaaaagaAGAGTAAGAAAAAGGATGCCAAAACTGGAACTATTGAAGATG ATCCAGAGTACAAGAAGTTTTTGGAAAGTTACAGTGCAGATGATGAAAAATTAACCTCCACTCCTGAAACTTTGTTGGAGGAAATAGAGGCAAGAAACAAAGAGCTGATTG CTAAAAAGACCACTCCTTTATTGaacttcttgaaaaataaacag AgactgagagaagaaaaaagagaggagaggaggaggagggaactggaaagaaaaagacaaagagaagaggaaagaagaaaatggaaagaggaggagagaagaaagagaaaagaagcagaaaaactgaagaaagtaGACAGATgcccagaaaaagaaagagacagatCAAAAGAAGAACCAAAGATTAAG ctACTTAAGAAGcctgaaaaagatgaaaaagacttggagagaaaagaaaaatccaagaaactggaaaaagaaactctgagggaggaaaaaaatgcgAGTAGTGCATCTGCCAAACGATCTGATGGGGAGACAAAagaagagaaggcaaaaaa ATCGGAAGATGAGTGTGTAAAGGACTACAGGGACCGAGATAGAGATTTTGAAAGAGACAGAGAATATGAGAGAGCACAGAGGGAGAAACTGAGGCGCCAAGAAGAGGAGCGTCGGAGGCAGAGAGAGCGCTTTGAGAAAGAGAAGgtttttagaagaaaagaggaagaggtgaaaaaggagagagacttactgagagaaaagggaaagaaaagtgaTCTTACAGACTTTACCAGCAGCACGGACAAATCTGAGAAAGTAACCAAAGACGATAAAAAAGAGGATACAATCAAGAGGGATCGTATCAGAAACAAG
- the NDUFA1 gene encoding NADH dehydrogenase [ubiquinone] 1 alpha subcomplex subunit 1: MPCAPAVRGRPGSAAEQCGGTGGDPGAAARMWYEILPGMAIMGICLSIPGLSTIFMHRLSNGGKEKRIARFPFQWVLMERDRRISGVNKYYVSKGLENID, from the exons ATGCCCTGTGCCCCGGCGGTGCGGGGCAGGCCGGGAAGCGCGGCGGAGCAGTGCGGTGGTACCGGCGGGGATCCCGGAGCAGCAGCGAGGATGTGGTACGAGATCCTGCCCGGCATGGCCATCATGGGCATCTGCCTCAGCATCCCCGGCCTCTCCACCATCTTCATGCACCGCCTGTCCAACGGCGGCAAG GAGAAGCGGATCGCCCGGTTCCCCTTCCAGTGGGTGCTGATGGAGCGGGACCGGCGGATCTCGGGGGTGAACAAGTACTACGTGTCCAAG ggCCTGGAGAACATCGACTAA
- the AKAP14 gene encoding A-kinase anchor protein 14, with protein sequence MENGRSSTEEHLPEQEEKDKETKCVIKDIQWTTGEDFTVERGKEQIEELISTWEVHESWLHWSEFLQEEELKDSKRYHYRVCWSMPTRRKPIPRATASIFFVIEISKLKPATSPVEVFFTLESSRLIHRPEQCRFREKWLKDIIENKLILMERSHLQNSSN encoded by the exons ATGGAAAATGGGAGAAGCAGTACAGAGGAACATCttccagagcaggaggaaaaagataaag AAACCAAGTGTGTCATCAAAGATATTCAGTGGACCACAGGTGAAGACTTCACAgtagagagaggaaaggaacagATTGAGGAACTGATTTCT ACATGGGAGGTTCACGAGAGTTGGCTTCACTGGTCAGAATTCCTTCAGGAAGAAGAACTGAAGGACAGCAAGAGGTACCACTACAGAGTGTGCTGGAGCATGCCAACACGCAGGAAACCCATCCCACGAGCGACAGCAAGCATCTTCTTTGTTATAGAGATCTCCAAACTTAAACCTGCT aCCTCGCCTGTGGAGGTGTTCTTCACTCTGGAGTCCAGCAGGCTGATTCACAG GCCAGAGCAGTGTCGGTTTAGAGAAAAGTGGCTTAAGGACatcattgaaaataaattaatcctCATGGAAAGGTCTCATCTCCAAAACAGCTCCAACTGA